The Streptococcus gwangjuense nucleotide sequence CACCATTATCAACGATAGCAAGGAGTTCTTGACCGATTTCTTCAACTTCATGTTTCACTTTGAAAAGTTTGTGAACATAAGGATTGGTTTCAACTTGCTTATAGACGTAGCCACGATTGGTGGATAGGATAGGAGCGCCATCGGCTCTTAAAATTGCAATGTCCTGTACAATGACCTGGCGTGTAACATGAAAATGTTCAGCTAAACTTTGGCCATTGAGGGCTTTAGGAGTTTCTTTCAAGAGTTGGAGCAGAGCTTGTTTGCGATCTTTTGTCATAGCTTTTCCTTTTAACGGCGTTTTCGAAGCACTTTATAGACAGCTAGTGCTAATGTATAGTCTACCATACTATGGATAATTGTGCCAAATCCAACTAGCACAAATAGAACATAAAACATATTTTCTACATTGGTACCAGAAGTTGCGTAAAAAACGACACAGGCCAATACTTCAGCAAGGGCATGAACGACAGCTAACACAAAGTTGAAAATCCAGGAAGATTTTGGTTTATCTAGGGTATCGGGGAATTTTTGTAGGTAAAGAGCTCCTAGGGTACCAAAAACGATATGAGAGAAAGCTCTAAAAACGATAACCATGGGATAGCCAGCCATCAAAAATCCAAAACTAGAAGCTATGATGACAAAAATTGCCATCAAGGGCGATAAGAACATGGCAATAAAAATAGCGATGTGACTTCCCAAAGTGTAAGAAGCAGGTGGAATGACAATCTTAAAGGGCATAACAATTGGAATCAAAATCGCAATAGCTGTTAAGAGGGCAGTCATTGTCATAAATTGTGTCTTTTTCCGTGTATTCATAATAATCTCCTTTTTCACTGTATATACACTAGTATAGTACAATAAACCAGACAATAAAGCAAGGATTTACTTGAGTTTATAGGCTATTTTTAAGTTAATGCTCTTCGAAAATCTCTTCAAACCACGTCAGCTTCCATTTGCAACCTCAAAACCGTGTTTTGAGCAACCTGTAGCTTGCCTCCTAGTTTGCACTTTGATTTTCTTTGAGTATAAATATTTGTAAAGATTTCACTAAAAAAAACTGTATAGAGCAAAATCTCCACCTTCAAGCTTGAAAGTGGAGATGTTTTTATTTTTTCAAAGTCTGTAGTCTTGGAACAATGGCTAGGGTTAGAACTGCGGAAATGACTAATTCTGCAATGGAGTTTGTTGAGATAACGGTTGCTAGGAGTTTTTGGATATTACCATCAAAGACATTTCCAAAAAGGTAGAAAATTCCACCAAGTACAAAGACTGTATTGGTAAGTGAACCAAGGGCACCAGCTAGAATCAGACCAGTTTTATTTTTCATCAGTTTATAGACTAGATAAGGAGTTAAACCAATCAAAATACGTGGAACGATGGCAATGATAGCTGAGTAGATGTTTCCGTTTGGGACGAATGGTGAGAAGAGGTAGCTTGTTGGTAGAATCGTAATTGTATTAACCGTCAAACTAAGTAACCCCATCAAAAATCCAAGTGTAATCCCAACTCGTGGTCCGTAGATAATGCTGGCAATAATGACAGGAATATGAACAATGGTCGGTTTGATTGGGAATGGAAAAAGGTTAAAGATAAGTGAGCTCAGAAAGTGTATCACGAGCATGGTTGCAAAAAAGATAGCAATGGGTGCAATATTAGAGCGTTTTTTCATCGAGAGTTTCCTTTATTCTTTCTAAAATAATTGTGAGGTCGGCTAAAGCTCCTCGTCCATGGTCGCCACAAGCTAGTAGGGATTCTTTTGGAGCAATCAGCTGATAGCCGTAGCTTTCTAATGTTTTTAGATTAGCCTGAGTTGTTGGATGGTCATACATTTTTGTATTCATTGCTGGTGCGATGAGTTTTGGGATATGACTTGGCAAGGCTAGAGCCGTACTGGTCACCATGTTGTCCGCAAAGCCGTGGGCTAGTTTTGCAATAGTGTTAGCAGTAGCAGGGGACACGATAAATAAATCTGCTTTTTTTCCCAGTTCTATATGATTGACTTGAGCAGGATAGGGTTCCTTCATGACATCTAAGTGGACGAAATTCTGTGAAAGTGCCTGTAGTGTCAAAGGTTGGATAAACTCTGTAGCAGCCTGAGTCATTAAAACAGTGACTTGATGACCTTGTTTTTTTAGAGAACTGACTAAATCTGCCGACTTATAAGAGGCGATTGAGCCCGTTACAGCCAAGAGAATATGTGCCATAGCTTTCCTTTCTAAGAATGATAGGCTTGAATTTTTTCAAGGAGGAGTTTTGCAATTTCTTCTTTAGTGTTAACCGTTTGAAGATAATCTTTCTCAACAAAGATTGCACGATGCTGGTTTGCTGATATTTGAGTTAGATCATTGGCTATAATCAACTCTGCTTGGTTTTTGATAAGACTTTTTCTAGCAATGTCAACCAGATGATCTTCGGTAACTTCAACCAGCAGTTTAAAGCCAATCAGATGAATAGCAGGATTCCATTCCTTGACTAGGGAGATGATTTTGGGTGTCTTTTTAAGGAACAAAACCTGAACCTCATCAGTTGAAGAAATCTTAGCTTGATGATTCTGCTTGCTTAAAAATTCTTCTAGATTGGAGCTAGCCTGAACTTCCTCAACCCCTGTCATATAAACAGGAGTGTAGTCGGACACCGCCATTGAGTGAATCAAAACCTGATAATCTGCAACACGTTCTTGCATTTCTATTAGAAGGTCCTTGGTATTGTTAATTTCTCGAATATTTAGGTTGGGATGGGCTTCTGGCTTCAAAGCTTGTTTTGTAGTAATTAAACAAACTTCATGCCCTGCAGCAAGCAAAGTTTCTGTGATGATTTTGCCCAGGCGACCTGTAGAATGGTTAGTGATAGAGCGGACGCTATCGATAGCTTCACTGGTACCGCCCGATGTAACTAAAATTTTCATAGCACTATTGTACACAAAAATAAACGGTAAGTAAAATGAAAGCAATAAAAATTTGGTAAAAGGAAAGAATATAGTTTCAAACTATAAAGCCATATAAAATTTAAGAAAGGGCTCTAAAAACCTTAAAAACAGGGATATTTACGAACGTTTAGAGAGTTTTAGGATGTTAAAAATCTTGTTTTGTGTTATAATGAATTATCATATAAGAGGTTAGAGGAGTTTTGAATGAAAACAGATATTGAAATTGCACAGAGTATTGAGTTGAAACCAATCGTTGATGTTGTAGAGAAACTTGGTATTTCTTACGACGATTTGGAGTTGTACGGAAAGTACAAGGCTAAGCTCAGCTTTGATAAAATTCGTGCAGTTGAGAGCAATCCGGTTGGAAAATTGATTCTGGTTACTGCCATCAACCCAACACCTGCAGGTGAAGGAAAATCAACTATTACCATTGGTCTTGCGGATGCCTTGAACAAGATTGGCAAGAAAACCATGATTGCTATTCGCGAACCATCTCTTGGTCCAGTAATGGGTATCAAGGGTGGTGCCGCTGGTGGTGGTTACGCTCAAGTTCTGCCAATGGAAGACATCAACCTTCACTTCACTGGAGACATGCATGCTATTACAACTGCCAACAATGCTCTTTCTGCCTTGATTGACAACCACTTGCACCAAGGAAACGAGTTGGGAATTGACCAACGTCGTATCCTCTGGAAACGTGTTGTGGACTTGAACGATCGTGCACTTCGTCATGTTACAGTTGGGCTTGGTGGTCCTTTAAATGGTATCCCACGTGAAGATGGTTTTGACATTACAGTTGCTTCAGAGATCATGGCCATTCTTTGCTTAGCAACGAACATAGAGGACTTGAAACGACGTTTGGCTAATATTGTTATTGGTTACCGCTATGACCGTACACCTGTTTCTGTAGGTGATTTGCAGGTTGAAGGTGCCTTAGCTTTGATTTTGAAGGATGCGATTAAGCCGAACCTGGTTCAGACAATTTATGGTACGCCTGCTTTTGTACACGGTGGTCCATTTGCCAATATCGCTCACGGATGTAACTCTGTCTTGGCAACTACAACAGCACTTCACTTGGCTGATTACACTGTTACTGAAGCTGGTTTTGGTGCAGACCTTGGTGCTGAAAAATTCCTTGATATCAAGACACCAAACTTGCCAACATCTCCAGATGCAGTTGTCATTGTTGCAACCCTTCGTGCCCTTAAGATGAATGGTGGTGTGGCTAAAGACGCTCTTACTGAAGAAAACGTAGAAGCAGTTCGTGCAGGTTTTGCTAACTTGAAACGCCACGTTGAAAATATCCGTAAATTTGGAGTACCTGCAGTTGTAGCAATCAATGAATTTGTTTCTGATACAGAAGCTGAAATTGCAGCCTTGAAAGAACTTTGTGCCTCAATCGATGTACCAGTTGAGTTGGCAAGTGTCTGGGCTGATGGTGCGGAAGGTGGAGTAGCTCTTGCTGAAACGGTTGTTAAGACTATTGCTGAAAACCCATCTAACTATAAACGTTTGTATGACAATGACCTTTCTGTCCAAGAAAAGATTGAAAAGATTGTTACTGAAATCTACCGTGGTAGTAAAGTGAACTTTGAGAAGAAAGCTCAAACACAAATCGCTCAAATCGTTCAAAACGGTTGGGACAAATTACCAATCTGTATGGCTAAAACTCAATATAGTTTCTCAGATAATCCAAATGCACTTGGAGCACCTGAAAACTTTGAAATTACCATTCGCGAATTGGTGCCAAAATTAGGTGCAGGCTTCATCGTTGCCCTAACTGGTGATGTCATGACCATGCCAGGACTTCCAAAACGACCAGCAGCTCTCAATATGGATGTTGAAAGCGATGGAACCGTTCTAGGCTTGTTCTAATAGTTTAATTGAATTCAAATGAGTTTGGAAATAATATCCAAGCTCATTTTTTATCTAGATATAAGAAGTTGCCTTCTACACGTAACCAGTCTAGGTAAAGATATTTTCCTTGAATTCTGATATAATAGAAATATTGACTTCAAGAGTAAGGAAGAGAAGATGAACGCATTATTAAATGGAATGAATGACCGTCAGGCTGAGGCGGTGCAAACGACAGAAGGTCCCTTGTTAATCATGGCAGGGGCTGGTTCTGGAAAGACCCGTGTTTTGACCCACCGTATCGCTTATTTGATTGATGAAAAGCTGGTCAATCCTTGGAATATCTTGGCCATTACCTTTACTAATAAGGCTGCGCGTGAGATGAAGGAGCGTGCTTATAGCCTCAATCCAGCCACTCAGGACTGTCTGATTGCGACCTTCCACTCCATGTGTGTTCGTATTTTGCGTCGCGATGCGGACTATATTGGCTACAACCGCAATTTCACTATTGTAGATCCTGGTGAACAGCGAACGCTCATGAAACGCATTCTTAAACAGTTGAACTTGGATCCTAAAAAATGGAATGAACGAACTATTTTGGGGACCATTTCCAATGCTAAGAATGATTTGATTGATGATGTTGCCTATGCTGCCCAAGCTGGCGATATGTATACGCAAATCGTGGCCCAGTGTTACACGGCTTATCAAAAAGAGCTTCGTCAGTCTGAGTCTGTTGACTTTGATGATTTGATTATGCTGACCTTGCGTCTCTTTGATCAAAATCCTGATGTTTTGACCTGCTATCAACAGAAATTCCAATACATCCACGTTGATGAGTACCAAGATACCAACCATGCCCAGTACCAATTGGTCAAACTCTTGGCTTCGCGCTTAAAAAACATCTGTGTGGTTGGGGATGCGGACCAGTCTATCTACGGTTGGCGTGGTGCTGATATGCAGAATATCTTGGACTTCGAAAAGGATTATCCCCAAGCCAAGGTTGTTTTGTTGGAGGAGAATTACCGCTCAACTAAAACCATTCTCCAAGCGGCTAACGAGGTTATTAAAAATAATAAAAACCGCCGTCCTAAGAATCTCTGGACCCAGAATGCTGATGGGGAGCAAATCGTTTACTATCGTGCTAATGATGAAATAGATGAGGCTGTATTTGTAGCCAAAACCATCGATGAACTGGGTCGCAACCAAAACTTCCTTCACAAGGATTTTGCAGTTCTTTATCGTACTAATGCGCAGTCCCGTACTATTGAGGAAGCCTTGCTCAAGTCAAATATCCCTTATACCATGGTTGGCGGAACCAAGTTCTACAGCCGTAAGGAAATCCGAGATATTATCGCTTACCTCAATCTTATTGCCAATTTGAGTGACAATATCAGTTTTGAGCGTATTATCAACGAGCCTAAACGTGGAATTGGGCCAGGTACAGTCGAGAAAATTCGTGACTTTGCGAATATGCAAGACATGTCCATGCTAGATGCTTCTGCAAACATCATGTTGTCTGGTATCAAGGGTAAAGCAGCCCAGTCTATCTGGGATTTTGCCAATATGATTCTGGATTTGCGGGAGCAACTGGACCACTTAAGCATTACTGAGTTGGTTGAGGCCGTCCTAGAAAAAACAGGTTACGTCGATATTCTAAATGCTCAAGCGACTTTAGAAAGCAAGGCTCGGGTTGAAAATATTGAAGAGTTCCTTTCTGTGACGAAAAACTTTGATGACACCTCTGATGGGCCAGAAGAGGAAACTGGTCTGGATAAACTGAGTCGTTTCTTAAATGATTTGGCCTTAATTGCAGACACAGATTCAGGTAGTCAGGAGACATCAGAAGTGACCCTGATGACCCTACACGCTGCCAAAGGTCTCGAGTTTCCAGTTGTCTTTTTGATTGGGATGGAAGAAAATGTCTTTCCGCTTAGCCGTGCAGCTGAAGATCAAGATGAATTAGAAGAAGAACGCCGTCTAGCCTATGTAGGTATCACGCGTGCAGAGAAAATTCTCTATCTGACCAATGCCAACTCACGCCTGCTTTTTGGTCGTACCAACTACAACCGTCCAACTCGTTTTATTAACGAAATCAGTTCAGACTTACTTGAGTATCAAGGATTGGCTCGTCCAGCCAATACAAGCTTTAAGGCATCTTATAGCAGTGGTGGTCTTGCCTTTGGTCAAGGTATGAGTTTGGCTCAAGCTCTTCAAGAACGGAAACGCAATGCTGCACCAAAATCTATCCAGTCAAGTGGTCTCCCATTTGGTCAATTTACAGCTGGAGCAAAATCAGCGTCTAGCGAGGCAAATTGGTCCATTGGTGACATTGCCCTCCACAAGAAGTGGGGAGAGGGAACTGTTCTGGAAGTTTCAGGTAGCGGTGCTACTCAGGAATTAAAAATCAATTTCCCAGAAGTAGGTTTGAAAAAACTTTTAGCCAGTGTGGCTCCAATTGAGAAAAAAATCTAATTTTCCATCCTTCTCACGAATAATAAAGTGAGGAGGATTTTTATGTATAGTATTTCATTTCAAGAAGATTCACTATTACCAAGAGAAAGACTAGCTAAGGAAGGAGTAGAAGCGCTCAGTAATCAAGAGTTGCTAGCTATTTTACTTAGGACAGGAACACGTCAAGTCAGTGTTTTTGAAATTGCCCAGAAAGTCTTGAACAATCTTTCAAGCCTAACGGATTTGAAAAAAATGACCCTGCAGGAATTGCAGAGTCTGTCTGGTATAGGTCGTGTTAAGTCCATAGAATTACAAGCTATGATTGAACTGGGGCATCGTATTCATAAACATGAGACTATTGAGTTGGAAAGTATTCTTAGTAGCCAAAAGTTGGCCAAGAAGATGCAGCAGGAGTTGGGACATAAAAAACAAGAGCACCTGGTGGCGCTCTATCTCAATACTCAAAATCAAATCATCCATCAACAGACCATTTTCATCGGTTCTGCAACTCGTAGTATCGCTGAACCGCGAGAGATCCTTCACTATGCAATCAAGCATATGGCGACTTCTCTCATCTTGGTTCACAATCATCCTTCAGGAGCGGTAGCGCCTAGCCGAAATGATGATCATGTCACTAAACTTGTCAAAGAAGCCTGCGAACTGATGGGGATTGTCCTCTTGGACCATTTGATTGTCTCTCATTCTAATTACTTTAGTTATCGTGAAAAGACAGATTTAATCTAAAGTTCATTAACGACATAGTCAAAGAGGTTTTTATCCTTGGGGCGATTTTCAAATAGAAATTCTGGGTGCCATTGCACACCGAGAAAGGCAACATCATCCGTACTCATGACAGCTTCAATGATGCCATCTTGAGGATCATGGGCCGCAATCTTTAAATTTGGTGCTAAATCCTTGATGCTCTGATGGTGGAAGGAGTTAATATGCGAAATTTCTCCATAGATTTCTCGAAGAACTGTATCAGGCTCTGTCATCAAGCGTTGAGTTGTGTACTCAGCAGAACAATCCTGCCAATGGTCTTCGATATCTTGGTACAAAGTTCCACCCATGGCAACGTTAAAGAGTTGAGTTCCACGACAGACAGAAAAAATTGGCTTTTTCTGTTTAATAGCTTCCTTGATGAGGGCCAGTTCAAAGATATCCCTTTGAAGGTGGTAGTCATCGCTATCGATGGTTTTTGTTTCACCATAGAATTTTGGATCAACATTTTGACCACCTGTCAAGATGAGCTTGTCAATCATACTGATATAGTGGTAGGCCATTTCTTGATCACCAATCGGTAGGATGATGGGAATCCCTCCAGCGTCTTTAACGCCTTCAACAAAGCCTTTTGTTGCGTAGCTCATCATGATGTCATCATCTGGATGAGTTTTTTCGTTTCCTGTAATCCCAATAACTGGTTTTTTCATAAAATGATTTTCGCTTTCTAATCCTCTTTTCGCATGAAGTAGAGGAGGGTTTGGAGTTCACTTGTCAAATCAACATACTGAACGACCACGTCTTTTGGTAAATGCAGATGGACTGGTGAAAAACTGAGAATTCCTTTCACGCCAGCATCTACCAAGAGATTGGCAACCTCTTGTGACTTGACGCTGGGAACAGTCAAGATAGCAGTCTTCACATCAGCATCCTTGATTTTATCCTTGATTTGAGAAATTCCGTAAATAGGAATCCCATCAGGAGTTTGGCTACCAACTTCAGGATGGTCATCTAGGTCAAAGGCCATGATAATCTTCATCTTGTTACGCTCGTGGAAGCGGTAGTGGAGAAGGGCATGGCCCATATTTCCAATACCAACAAGCATGACATTGGTAATAGAGTTATCATTGAGCAAATCGGCAAAAAACGTCATCAGTTTTTTGACATCATAGCCAAAACCACGACGACCTAGTTCACCAAAATAGGAAAAATCACGACGTACGGTCGCTGAGTCAATCCCAATGGCCTCTGCAATTTGTTTAGAGTTGGCACGTTCAATCTTTTCTGCATGAAATCTCTTAAAAATTCGATAGTAGAGAGAGAGTCTTTTCGCTGTTGCTTTTGGAATAGCAGACTGTTTATCTTTCACAAAATCACAACCTTTCTATTCTTCTATTTTATAGAAACATTGTGAAAAAATCAACAAAAATAAGAAAAAACTAAGAAAAATCTTAGTTTTGATGTAAAAAATCTGCATGTGATAGAAAACGGTAGAGGTCTCCGACCAGACCCTGATAAACTTTCTGGCCCTTAAAAGTCAGAGAAGTCACATAAAGTGTATCTGGTAGAGTCACACATCCTGATAGAGCCAGCATGAGAGCCTCGTAATCCTCATACTTTAGAGTCCGCTCTACATGATAGTTATCCTTATAGGTCAGTTCAAACATTTTGGCTCTATCTTTCCGATTTTGTAAAGACACCACGTTCTACCAAGCTATCCATGAGGAAATAGAATTTTTCCTGATGAATGTGGTGGTCTTCTGATTTGAAAATATCAACTAGACGTAGCCCAAACTTGTCAGTGATATTGATTTTAGCACCTGTAAGTTCCTTGTTAATGATGATTTTGAGCTGGAATCCCTCACCGCTGTTTGGAACCTTTTCAAGCAGGCGAGTTAGTTCATAGTTACCAACTTTTGTCTCAAAAAATGTGTTGTCCTTAAGGGTGAATTTCTTAACAGAAGGACTAAGAGTGTAGTCGTAACGACAATTTTTTAACTGAATGGTTTTTTCAAATGCCATATGGCTAACCTCCGATAATTTCTTTTAAGGTTTTTGCGAGGGTATGTAGGTCTTCAACAGTATTTTCTGGCGACAAACTGATACGAAC carries:
- a CDS encoding transcription repressor NadR, giving the protein MTKDRKQALLQLLKETPKALNGQSLAEHFHVTRQVIVQDIAILRADGAPILSTNRGYVYKQVETNPYVHKLFKVKHEVEEIGQELLAIVDNGGRVQNTLIDHPVYGEIETLLKLSCRRDVQHFLEQVEHSDFRPLSELTDGIHYHLVEAETQQDLHYIEEALDQLGYLVKD
- a CDS encoding ECF transporter S component, whose protein sequence is MNTRKKTQFMTMTALLTAIAILIPIVMPFKIVIPPASYTLGSHIAIFIAMFLSPLMAIFVIIASSFGFLMAGYPMVIVFRAFSHIVFGTLGALYLQKFPDTLDKPKSSWIFNFVLAVVHALAEVLACVVFYATSGTNVENMFYVLFVLVGFGTIIHSMVDYTLALAVYKVLRKRR
- a CDS encoding ECF transporter S component gives rise to the protein MKKRSNIAPIAIFFATMLVIHFLSSLIFNLFPFPIKPTIVHIPVIIASIIYGPRVGITLGFLMGLLSLTVNTITILPTSYLFSPFVPNGNIYSAIIAIVPRILIGLTPYLVYKLMKNKTGLILAGALGSLTNTVFVLGGIFYLFGNVFDGNIQKLLATVISTNSIAELVISAVLTLAIVPRLQTLKK
- the coaC gene encoding phosphopantothenoylcysteine decarboxylase, which encodes MAHILLAVTGSIASYKSADLVSSLKKQGHQVTVLMTQAATEFIQPLTLQALSQNFVHLDVMKEPYPAQVNHIELGKKADLFIVSPATANTIAKLAHGFADNMVTSTALALPSHIPKLIAPAMNTKMYDHPTTQANLKTLESYGYQLIAPKESLLACGDHGRGALADLTIILERIKETLDEKTL
- the coaB gene encoding phosphopantothenate--cysteine ligase; protein product: MKILVTSGGTSEAIDSVRSITNHSTGRLGKIITETLLAAGHEVCLITTKQALKPEAHPNLNIREINNTKDLLIEMQERVADYQVLIHSMAVSDYTPVYMTGVEEVQASSNLEEFLSKQNHQAKISSTDEVQVLFLKKTPKIISLVKEWNPAIHLIGFKLLVEVTEDHLVDIARKSLIKNQAELIIANDLTQISANQHRAIFVEKDYLQTVNTKEEIAKLLLEKIQAYHS
- a CDS encoding formate--tetrahydrofolate ligase — translated: MKTDIEIAQSIELKPIVDVVEKLGISYDDLELYGKYKAKLSFDKIRAVESNPVGKLILVTAINPTPAGEGKSTITIGLADALNKIGKKTMIAIREPSLGPVMGIKGGAAGGGYAQVLPMEDINLHFTGDMHAITTANNALSALIDNHLHQGNELGIDQRRILWKRVVDLNDRALRHVTVGLGGPLNGIPREDGFDITVASEIMAILCLATNIEDLKRRLANIVIGYRYDRTPVSVGDLQVEGALALILKDAIKPNLVQTIYGTPAFVHGGPFANIAHGCNSVLATTTALHLADYTVTEAGFGADLGAEKFLDIKTPNLPTSPDAVVIVATLRALKMNGGVAKDALTEENVEAVRAGFANLKRHVENIRKFGVPAVVAINEFVSDTEAEIAALKELCASIDVPVELASVWADGAEGGVALAETVVKTIAENPSNYKRLYDNDLSVQEKIEKIVTEIYRGSKVNFEKKAQTQIAQIVQNGWDKLPICMAKTQYSFSDNPNALGAPENFEITIRELVPKLGAGFIVALTGDVMTMPGLPKRPAALNMDVESDGTVLGLF
- the pcrA gene encoding DNA helicase PcrA; the protein is MNALLNGMNDRQAEAVQTTEGPLLIMAGAGSGKTRVLTHRIAYLIDEKLVNPWNILAITFTNKAAREMKERAYSLNPATQDCLIATFHSMCVRILRRDADYIGYNRNFTIVDPGEQRTLMKRILKQLNLDPKKWNERTILGTISNAKNDLIDDVAYAAQAGDMYTQIVAQCYTAYQKELRQSESVDFDDLIMLTLRLFDQNPDVLTCYQQKFQYIHVDEYQDTNHAQYQLVKLLASRLKNICVVGDADQSIYGWRGADMQNILDFEKDYPQAKVVLLEENYRSTKTILQAANEVIKNNKNRRPKNLWTQNADGEQIVYYRANDEIDEAVFVAKTIDELGRNQNFLHKDFAVLYRTNAQSRTIEEALLKSNIPYTMVGGTKFYSRKEIRDIIAYLNLIANLSDNISFERIINEPKRGIGPGTVEKIRDFANMQDMSMLDASANIMLSGIKGKAAQSIWDFANMILDLREQLDHLSITELVEAVLEKTGYVDILNAQATLESKARVENIEEFLSVTKNFDDTSDGPEEETGLDKLSRFLNDLALIADTDSGSQETSEVTLMTLHAAKGLEFPVVFLIGMEENVFPLSRAAEDQDELEEERRLAYVGITRAEKILYLTNANSRLLFGRTNYNRPTRFINEISSDLLEYQGLARPANTSFKASYSSGGLAFGQGMSLAQALQERKRNAAPKSIQSSGLPFGQFTAGAKSASSEANWSIGDIALHKKWGEGTVLEVSGSGATQELKINFPEVGLKKLLASVAPIEKKI
- the radC gene encoding RadC family protein → MYSISFQEDSLLPRERLAKEGVEALSNQELLAILLRTGTRQVSVFEIAQKVLNNLSSLTDLKKMTLQELQSLSGIGRVKSIELQAMIELGHRIHKHETIELESILSSQKLAKKMQQELGHKKQEHLVALYLNTQNQIIHQQTIFIGSATRSIAEPREILHYAIKHMATSLILVHNHPSGAVAPSRNDDHVTKLVKEACELMGIVLLDHLIVSHSNYFSYREKTDLI
- a CDS encoding gamma-glutamyl-gamma-aminobutyrate hydrolase family protein; amino-acid sequence: MKKPVIGITGNEKTHPDDDIMMSYATKGFVEGVKDAGGIPIILPIGDQEMAYHYISMIDKLILTGGQNVDPKFYGETKTIDSDDYHLQRDIFELALIKEAIKQKKPIFSVCRGTQLFNVAMGGTLYQDIEDHWQDCSAEYTTQRLMTEPDTVLREIYGEISHINSFHHQSIKDLAPNLKIAAHDPQDGIIEAVMSTDDVAFLGVQWHPEFLFENRPKDKNLFDYVVNEL
- a CDS encoding redox-sensing transcriptional repressor Rex, giving the protein MKDKQSAIPKATAKRLSLYYRIFKRFHAEKIERANSKQIAEAIGIDSATVRRDFSYFGELGRRGFGYDVKKLMTFFADLLNDNSITNVMLVGIGNMGHALLHYRFHERNKMKIIMAFDLDDHPEVGSQTPDGIPIYGISQIKDKIKDADVKTAILTVPSVKSQEVANLLVDAGVKGILSFSPVHLHLPKDVVVQYVDLTSELQTLLYFMRKED
- a CDS encoding DUF4649 family protein, whose translation is MFELTYKDNYHVERTLKYEDYEALMLALSGCVTLPDTLYVTSLTFKGQKVYQGLVGDLYRFLSHADFLHQN
- a CDS encoding DUF1831 domain-containing protein — protein: MAFEKTIQLKNCRYDYTLSPSVKKFTLKDNTFFETKVGNYELTRLLEKVPNSGEGFQLKIIINKELTGAKINITDKFGLRLVDIFKSEDHHIHQEKFYFLMDSLVERGVFTKSER